Proteins encoded together in one Pseudomonas sp. Seg1 window:
- a CDS encoding helix-turn-helix domain-containing protein, which translates to MDHSLLINRLGIQLRQKRINRGLTQAQLADLAGLTRYKVIAVEKGTLSVGMIAYARVLAALDCELSVVPATMPTLEELGDLFE; encoded by the coding sequence ATGGACCACTCTCTGTTGATTAACCGGCTCGGCATCCAATTACGTCAAAAACGTATAAATCGTGGCCTGACGCAGGCTCAGCTTGCCGATCTGGCGGGACTGACGCGATACAAAGTCATCGCGGTGGAGAAAGGCACCCTTTCCGTCGGCATGATCGCTTACGCGCGCGTTTTGGCTGCTCTGGACTGCGAACTCTCGGTGGTTCCAGCAACGATGCCAACCCTTGAAGAGCTTGGGGATTTATTCGAATGA
- a CDS encoding type II toxin-antitoxin system HipA family toxin, protein MKMASLQVSTPQGNSGRLFSNAEDFTFRYHEDASPKMAISLSMPVRHDEFRRRELHPVFQMNLPEGYVLEQLRNRLAKTVNVDPMLLLALSGSTSPIGRVHVRSETVDALLEEQEFPGEKLEEILTWDGTEDIFADMLDRYILRAGISGVQPKLLVPERQEAELPRVTSKTSDLIIKSGRDEFPGLAINEFLCMSMAKDAGIPVPPFYLSDNAKLFVMRRFDRDDQLNPIGFEDMAVLMGLPATQKYSKSYAAIAKAVRVFCPAKHLRTSLDQLFDSVALSCIVGNGDAHLKNFGLLYSEPTQRDAHLAPAYDIVNTTAYIPEDVLALDLAGNKSMFASRQGLLEFAHTCEIEQPRERIQKLLIAVEEVLKRHSQYREQAPHVFTAIKQSAAPFALTFG, encoded by the coding sequence ATGAAAATGGCCTCTCTTCAAGTCAGTACCCCACAAGGTAATAGCGGCAGACTTTTCAGCAACGCCGAGGATTTCACTTTTCGTTATCACGAAGATGCATCGCCCAAAATGGCCATCAGCCTCTCGATGCCTGTACGGCATGACGAATTTCGTCGGCGCGAACTGCACCCTGTTTTTCAAATGAACCTGCCAGAAGGCTATGTGCTGGAGCAGTTACGCAATCGCTTGGCCAAGACAGTCAACGTCGACCCAATGCTGCTACTGGCGCTTTCCGGAAGCACATCGCCCATTGGCAGGGTTCACGTACGCTCTGAAACCGTTGATGCCTTGTTGGAGGAGCAAGAATTTCCGGGAGAGAAACTCGAAGAGATTCTCACGTGGGACGGCACGGAAGATATCTTCGCCGACATGCTTGATCGCTACATCCTGCGGGCAGGCATTTCAGGCGTTCAACCCAAGTTGCTGGTGCCGGAACGACAAGAGGCAGAGTTGCCGCGAGTGACATCCAAAACCTCGGACCTGATCATCAAAAGTGGCAGAGACGAATTCCCAGGCCTGGCGATCAACGAATTCCTTTGTATGTCCATGGCAAAAGACGCGGGCATTCCCGTTCCGCCGTTTTATCTTTCCGACAACGCCAAGCTATTTGTCATGCGCCGCTTTGATCGCGACGATCAGCTCAACCCGATCGGTTTTGAAGACATGGCCGTGTTGATGGGGCTGCCAGCTACTCAGAAGTACAGCAAAAGTTATGCAGCCATCGCGAAGGCTGTTCGAGTGTTTTGCCCAGCGAAACACTTGCGCACGTCCCTCGATCAACTCTTCGATAGCGTTGCCCTGAGTTGCATCGTCGGAAATGGCGACGCTCATTTGAAAAATTTCGGTTTGCTCTATTCAGAACCCACGCAACGCGATGCGCATCTGGCGCCGGCTTACGACATCGTCAACACCACCGCCTATATTCCGGAAGATGTTTTGGCGTTGGATCTGGCGGGCAACAAGTCAATGTTCGCCTCCCGACAAGGACTGCTGGAGTTTGCCCATACCTGTGAAATCGAGCAGCCCAGAGAGCGTATTCAAAAGTTGCTCATCGCTGTTGAAGAGGTGCTGAAGCGCCATTCTCAGTATCGGGAACAGGCGCCTCACGTGTTTACTGCCATCAAGCAATCAGCAGCACCATTTGCTCTGACTTTTGGATAG
- the fba gene encoding class II fructose-bisphosphate aldolase (catalyzes the reversible aldol condensation of dihydroxyacetonephosphate and glyceraldehyde 3-phosphate in the Calvin cycle, glycolysis, and/or gluconeogenesis), translated as MALISMRQMLDHAAEFGYGVPAFNVNNLEQMRAIMEAADKTDSPVIVQASAGARKYAGAPFLRHLILAAIEEFPHIPVCMHQDHGTSPDVCQRSIQLGFSSVMMDGSLGEDGKTPTDYEYNVRVTQQTVAMAHACGVSVEGELGCLGSLETGMAGEEDGIGAEGVLDHSQMLTDPEEAADFVKKTQVDALAIAIGTSHGAYKFTKPPTGDVLAIDRIKEIHKRIPNTHLVMHGSSSVPQEWLAIINQYGGDIKETYGVPVEEIVEGIKYGVRKVNIDTDLRLASTGAMRRLMATNPSEFDPRKFFGATVTAMRDVCIARYEAFGTAGNASKIKPISLEAMFQRYLKGELNAKVN; from the coding sequence ATGGCACTTATCAGCATGCGCCAGATGTTGGACCACGCAGCCGAGTTCGGCTACGGCGTTCCAGCCTTCAACGTCAACAACCTTGAGCAGATGCGCGCCATCATGGAAGCCGCTGACAAGACTGACTCCCCGGTGATCGTCCAGGCTTCGGCCGGCGCCCGTAAATACGCTGGCGCGCCGTTCCTGCGTCACCTGATCCTGGCCGCGATCGAAGAATTCCCGCACATCCCGGTGTGCATGCACCAGGACCACGGCACCAGCCCTGACGTCTGCCAGCGTTCGATCCAGCTGGGCTTCAGCTCGGTGATGATGGACGGCTCCCTCGGCGAAGACGGCAAGACCCCGACCGACTACGAATACAACGTCCGCGTTACCCAACAGACCGTAGCCATGGCTCACGCCTGCGGCGTTTCGGTTGAAGGTGAATTGGGCTGCCTGGGTTCGCTGGAAACCGGCATGGCCGGTGAAGAAGACGGTATCGGCGCTGAAGGCGTTCTGGATCACAGCCAAATGCTGACCGACCCGGAAGAAGCCGCTGACTTCGTCAAGAAGACTCAGGTTGATGCCCTGGCCATCGCCATCGGCACCAGCCACGGCGCCTACAAGTTCACCAAGCCACCGACCGGCGACGTGCTGGCGATCGACCGCATCAAGGAAATCCACAAACGCATCCCGAACACCCACTTGGTAATGCACGGTTCCTCGTCGGTGCCACAAGAGTGGCTGGCGATCATCAACCAGTACGGCGGCGACATCAAAGAAACCTACGGCGTACCGGTTGAAGAAATCGTCGAAGGCATCAAGTACGGCGTGCGCAAGGTCAACATCGACACCGACCTGCGTCTGGCATCCACCGGCGCAATGCGTCGCCTGATGGCCACCAACCCGAGCGAATTCGACCCACGTAAATTCTTCGGCGCCACCGTGACGGCAATGCGTGATGTGTGTATCGCTCGTTATGAAGCGTTCGGTACTGCGGGTAATGCTTCGAAGATCAAGCCGATTTCTCTGGAAGCGATGTTCCAGCGTTATCTGAAAGGTGAGTTGAACGCTAAGGTTAACTGA
- a CDS encoding MliC family protein, translated as MKGLIAIAALALLGGCAQLNLFQSSAPADNWTTWTCDSQAKVLWRYADASQKEVDVRLGGGDQVYRLKEEPGASGTLYSDGMLAFHVKGDEGLVYWVATNDLIGRGCKAQ; from the coding sequence ATGAAAGGCTTGATCGCCATTGCGGCGTTGGCATTGTTGGGCGGTTGCGCGCAGTTGAACCTGTTTCAGTCGTCCGCCCCGGCGGATAACTGGACCACCTGGACCTGCGACAGCCAGGCCAAAGTGCTGTGGCGTTACGCCGATGCCAGCCAGAAGGAAGTCGATGTTCGACTGGGTGGCGGCGATCAGGTCTATCGCCTGAAAGAAGAGCCGGGCGCCTCGGGCACGTTGTACAGCGATGGCATGCTGGCGTTTCACGTCAAGGGTGACGAAGGCCTGGTGTACTGGGTCGCCACCAATGACTTGATTGGCCGCGGCTGCAAAGCGCAATAA
- a CDS encoding phosphoglycerate kinase, producing MTVLKMSDLDLQGKRVLIREDLNVPVKDGVVTSDARILASLPTIKLALEKGAAVMVCSHLGRPTEGEFSAENSLKPVADYLSKALGREVPLVADYLGGVDVKAGDIVLFENVRFNKGEKKNADELAQQYAALCDVFVMDAFGTAHRAEGSTHGVAKFAKVAAAGPLLAAELDALGKALGAPAKPMAAIVAGSKVSTKLDVLNSLSQICDQLIVGGGIANTFLAAAGHPVGKSLYEPDLLDTARAIAAKVSVPLPVDVVVAKEFAETAEATVKLIAEVAADDMILDIGPQTAANFAELLKSSKTILWNGPVGVFEFDQFGNGTKVLAQAIAESSAFSIAGGGDTLAAIDKYGVAEQISYISTGGGAFLEFVEGKVLPAVEVLESRAKA from the coding sequence ATGACCGTGTTGAAGATGTCCGACCTCGATCTGCAAGGTAAGCGCGTATTGATCCGCGAAGACCTCAACGTCCCAGTCAAGGACGGTGTTGTCACCAGCGACGCGCGTATCCTGGCTTCGCTGCCGACCATCAAGCTGGCCCTGGAAAAAGGTGCGGCGGTGATGGTTTGCTCGCACCTGGGCCGTCCGACCGAGGGCGAGTTCTCCGCCGAGAACAGCCTCAAGCCAGTCGCCGACTACCTGAGCAAGGCTCTGGGCCGCGAAGTGCCGCTGGTGGCCGATTACCTGGGCGGTGTAGACGTCAAGGCCGGCGACATCGTGCTGTTCGAAAACGTGCGCTTCAACAAGGGCGAGAAAAAGAACGCTGACGAACTGGCCCAGCAATACGCGGCCCTGTGCGACGTGTTCGTGATGGACGCCTTCGGCACCGCCCACCGCGCCGAAGGTTCGACCCACGGCGTGGCCAAGTTCGCCAAAGTCGCCGCTGCTGGCCCTCTGTTGGCTGCTGAACTGGATGCACTGGGCAAAGCCCTGGGCGCGCCGGCCAAGCCAATGGCTGCGATCGTTGCCGGCTCCAAGGTGTCGACCAAACTCGACGTGCTGAACAGCCTGAGCCAGATCTGCGATCAACTGATCGTCGGCGGTGGTATCGCCAACACTTTCCTCGCTGCGGCCGGTCACCCGGTGGGCAAATCGCTGTACGAGCCGGACCTGCTCGACACCGCGCGCGCCATCGCCGCCAAGGTCAGCGTGCCGCTGCCGGTTGACGTGGTGGTTGCCAAAGAATTCGCCGAAACCGCAGAAGCCACTGTCAAACTGATCGCTGAAGTTGCCGCTGATGACATGATTCTGGACATCGGCCCGCAGACCGCTGCCAACTTCGCTGAACTGTTGAAATCGTCGAAAACCATTCTGTGGAACGGCCCGGTCGGCGTGTTCGAATTCGACCAGTTCGGCAACGGTACCAAAGTGCTGGCTCAGGCCATCGCTGAAAGCTCGGCGTTCTCCATTGCTGGCGGTGGCGACACCCTGGCCGCTATCGATAAATATGGCGTGGCTGAGCAAATCTCCTACATTTCCACCGGTGGCGGCGCGTTCCTCGAATTCGTCGAGGGCAAAGTGCTGCCAGCCGTAGAAGTCCTGGAAAGCCGGGCCAAGGCCTGA
- the epd gene encoding erythrose-4-phosphate dehydrogenase → MPQPRPYKVALNGYGRIGRCVLRALFERGEKAGFEIVAINDLADMASIEYLTRFDSTHGRFPGEVRVEGDCLHINGDCVKVLRSATPEGIDWASLGVDLVLECSGAYNTREDGQRFLDAGAPRVLFSQPMASEADVDATIVYGVNQDCLTGDELLVSNASCTTNCGVPLLRLLDKAIGLDYVSITTIHSAMNDQPVIDAYHHEDLRRTRSAFQSVIPVSTGLARGIERLLPELAGRIQAKAVRVPTVNVSCLDITMQTATATDANEVNRILREAATSGPLKGLLAYTELPHASCDFNHDPHSAIVDASQTRVSGPKLVNILAWFDNEWGFANRMLDVAEHYLQTATSKKP, encoded by the coding sequence ATGCCTCAACCGCGTCCTTACAAAGTTGCACTCAACGGCTACGGCCGGATTGGTCGTTGCGTCTTGCGTGCGTTGTTTGAGCGAGGCGAGAAAGCCGGGTTTGAAATTGTCGCGATCAACGATCTGGCTGACATGGCCAGCATCGAATACCTGACACGCTTCGACTCCACTCACGGCCGCTTTCCCGGCGAAGTGCGAGTAGAAGGCGATTGTCTGCATATTAATGGCGACTGCGTGAAGGTCCTGCGCAGTGCCACCCCCGAAGGCATCGATTGGGCGTCCCTTGGTGTCGATCTGGTGCTTGAGTGTTCCGGTGCCTACAACACCCGTGAAGATGGCCAGCGCTTTCTCGACGCCGGCGCGCCACGCGTGTTGTTCTCGCAGCCGATGGCCAGCGAGGCGGATGTCGACGCCACCATCGTTTACGGCGTCAATCAGGATTGCCTGACTGGTGATGAGTTGCTGGTGTCCAACGCCTCCTGCACGACCAACTGCGGCGTGCCGCTGTTGCGTTTACTCGACAAGGCGATTGGCCTCGATTACGTGTCGATCACCACGATTCACTCGGCGATGAACGATCAGCCGGTGATCGACGCCTATCACCACGAAGACCTGCGCCGCACGCGTTCGGCGTTCCAGTCGGTGATCCCGGTGTCCACTGGTCTGGCGCGCGGTATCGAGCGCCTGCTGCCGGAACTTGCCGGGCGAATTCAGGCCAAAGCCGTACGCGTGCCGACGGTCAACGTGTCTTGCCTCGACATCACGATGCAGACCGCCACCGCGACCGACGCCAATGAGGTCAACCGGATTCTGCGCGAGGCTGCCACCAGCGGCCCGCTCAAAGGCCTGTTGGCTTACACCGAGCTTCCCCACGCAAGCTGTGATTTCAACCATGACCCACATTCGGCCATCGTCGATGCCAGTCAGACCCGTGTTTCCGGCCCCAAACTGGTAAACATCCTGGCCTGGTTCGACAACGAATGGGGTTTTGCCAACCGAATGCTGGATGTTGCAGAACACTATCTGCAAACAGCAACTTCAAAAAAACCGTAG